The Cystobacter fuscus DSM 2262 genome includes a region encoding these proteins:
- a CDS encoding anthranilate synthase component II, which yields MILVIDNYDSFTFNLVQLLYTLGAEVKVARNDEIDAEGVAASGASHLVVSPGPCTPTEAGVSMAAIRGAKVPVLGVCLGHQSIGAVFGGQVVRAPEPVHGKTVVVRHSGQSIFTGMPVGFQAARYHSLVVDAPSLPAELEATAWSPEGLIMGLRHRERPVVGVQFHPESVLTPEGPRLVRNFLDGHF from the coding sequence GTGATCCTCGTCATCGACAACTACGACTCGTTCACCTTCAACCTCGTGCAGCTGCTCTACACGCTGGGCGCCGAGGTGAAGGTGGCTCGCAACGACGAAATCGACGCCGAGGGCGTGGCGGCCTCGGGCGCCTCGCACCTGGTGGTGTCGCCCGGGCCCTGCACGCCCACCGAGGCCGGGGTGAGCATGGCGGCCATCCGCGGCGCCAAGGTGCCCGTGCTCGGCGTCTGTCTGGGACACCAGTCCATCGGCGCCGTCTTCGGCGGCCAGGTGGTGCGCGCCCCCGAGCCCGTGCACGGCAAGACGGTGGTCGTGCGCCACTCGGGCCAGAGCATCTTCACGGGCATGCCCGTGGGCTTCCAGGCGGCGCGCTACCACTCGCTGGTGGTGGATGCGCCGAGCCTGCCCGCGGAACTGGAGGCCACGGCGTGGTCTCCCGAGGGCCTCATCATGGGGCTGCGCCACCGCGAGCGGCCCGTGGTGGGCGTGCAGTTCCACCCCGAGAGCGTGCTCACGCCCGAGGGGCCCAGGCTCGTGCGCAACTTCCTCGACGGCCACTTCTGA
- a CDS encoding imelysin family protein, whose product MNRLSRRLLSVPLLLSLALTGCGDSQGTTLRSAFLGELGEKTILPTYRDFDTRTGTLATALTELERTPTEATLATAQAAWRAVREPWGIQEALHIGPSEELHTGAAVDQVPSTSGIDTLLAGTAPLTEQNVAELGANRKGMMAMEYVLFDSQAGNAAVLERLTAQGDAGARRRAYLRALGAVLHTNAVEVHTAWEPDQGNYVAQLANAGTSGSKYATQKEAVDEIVNRLIGSVEVAELKLSKPLGFETGGTVRPEEEEARRSDNSLADLTHALVGMERLWTGPEGNGGLARVVAATNKNLDTTVREELAAVRSALESIPPPLRTALLQNRESVEAARAALSNLRATLASEVVANLGVTLKFNDNDGD is encoded by the coding sequence GTGAACCGACTCTCGCGCCGTCTGTTGTCCGTTCCGCTCCTGCTGTCGCTCGCCCTCACGGGGTGTGGGGACTCGCAGGGCACTACCTTGCGCTCGGCCTTCCTCGGAGAGCTGGGCGAGAAGACCATCCTGCCCACCTACCGGGACTTCGACACGCGCACGGGCACGCTCGCCACCGCGCTCACGGAGTTGGAGCGCACGCCCACCGAGGCCACGCTCGCCACGGCCCAGGCCGCGTGGCGCGCCGTGCGCGAGCCCTGGGGCATCCAGGAGGCGCTCCACATCGGCCCCTCCGAGGAGTTGCACACGGGCGCCGCGGTGGATCAGGTGCCGTCGACGAGCGGCATCGACACCCTGCTCGCGGGCACGGCGCCGCTGACCGAGCAGAACGTCGCGGAGCTGGGCGCCAACCGCAAGGGCATGATGGCCATGGAGTACGTGCTCTTCGACTCGCAGGCGGGCAACGCGGCGGTGCTCGAGAGGCTCACCGCCCAGGGCGACGCCGGAGCGCGCCGCCGGGCCTACCTGCGGGCGCTCGGGGCCGTGCTGCACACCAACGCGGTGGAGGTCCACACCGCGTGGGAGCCGGACCAGGGCAACTACGTCGCGCAGCTGGCGAACGCGGGCACCAGCGGCAGCAAGTACGCCACCCAGAAGGAGGCGGTGGACGAGATCGTCAATCGCCTCATCGGCTCGGTGGAGGTGGCGGAGCTCAAGCTGTCCAAGCCGCTCGGGTTCGAGACCGGTGGCACCGTGCGCCCCGAGGAGGAGGAGGCACGACGCAGCGACAACTCGCTCGCGGACCTGACGCACGCGCTGGTGGGCATGGAGCGGCTGTGGACGGGGCCGGAGGGCAACGGAGGGCTCGCGCGCGTGGTGGCCGCCACCAACAAGAACCTGGACACGACGGTGCGCGAGGAGCTCGCGGCGGTGCGCTCGGCGCTCGAGTCCATTCCGCCCCCGCTGCGCACGGCCCTGCTGCAGAACCGCGAGTCGGTGGAGGCCGCCCGCGCCGCCCTCTCCAACCTGCGCGCCACGCTCGCCTCGGAGGTGGTGGCCAACCTGGGCGTGACGCTCAAGTTCAACGACAACGATGGGGATTGA
- a CDS encoding type 1 glutamine amidotransferase domain-containing protein encodes MARKVLKGIRVGVLATDGFEQVELTIPVKALRKRGAQVDIVSLRKGKIRGINLMWPGKKVPVDETVDTVRPRDFDALLIPGGFQNPDSLRQSEEVLDFVREIDRLGRPIATLCHGPWVLVSAGLANGRRLSSWPGIKDDIRNAGAEWRDESGVLDGRWFTSRGPQDMRHFIKGMVSLFAEYAPRNHLAPERSHWGRWAIAAVLGLIAWRPVREALAR; translated from the coding sequence ATGGCACGGAAGGTACTGAAGGGCATCCGCGTGGGGGTGCTGGCGACCGATGGCTTCGAGCAGGTGGAGCTCACGATTCCCGTGAAGGCCCTGCGCAAGCGCGGCGCCCAGGTGGACATCGTCTCCCTCCGCAAGGGGAAGATTCGCGGCATCAACCTGATGTGGCCGGGCAAGAAGGTCCCCGTGGACGAGACGGTGGACACCGTGCGGCCCAGGGACTTCGACGCCCTGCTCATCCCCGGCGGCTTCCAGAATCCGGACTCGCTCCGTCAGAGCGAGGAGGTGCTGGACTTCGTCCGGGAAATCGATCGGCTCGGCCGGCCCATCGCCACGCTGTGCCATGGGCCCTGGGTGCTCGTGTCGGCGGGCCTCGCCAACGGGCGCCGGCTGTCGTCCTGGCCGGGCATCAAGGATGACATCCGCAACGCGGGCGCCGAGTGGCGCGATGAGTCCGGGGTCCTCGACGGGCGGTGGTTCACCAGCCGTGGACCTCAAGACATGCGCCACTTCATCAAGGGCATGGTGTCGCTCTTCGCCGAGTACGCACCCCGCAACCACCTGGCGCCGGAGCGCTCGCACTGGGGCCGCTGGGCCATCGCCGCCGTGCTGGGGCTCATCGCCTGGCGTCCCGTGCGCGAGGCGCTCGCGCGCTGA
- a CDS encoding type 1 glutamine amidotransferase domain-containing protein encodes MTSTRRVIIPLPDRDFDVTEVAVPWRLLVDAGHEVVFATERGQTPAADPLLLTGVLFGKLGAEPEPKRFYEQMIQSPAFQKPITWEAIEPESYDGMVLPGGHAPGMRQYLGSEALQAKVAAFWKLGRPVGAICHGVLVLARAKDASTGKSLLEGRRTTCLPKYMERAAYFLTAWKLGRYYRTYPAYVEEEVREALAPSGQFERGPREYSRRGTATDHGPAFVVEDGDYVSARWPGDAYLFTERFLAKLAARTARG; translated from the coding sequence ATGACTTCTACGCGCCGCGTCATCATCCCCCTGCCGGACCGAGACTTCGATGTGACCGAGGTGGCCGTGCCCTGGCGCCTGCTGGTGGACGCGGGCCACGAGGTGGTGTTCGCCACCGAGCGGGGACAGACGCCCGCCGCGGATCCGCTGCTGCTCACGGGAGTGCTCTTCGGGAAGCTCGGCGCGGAGCCCGAGCCCAAGCGCTTCTACGAGCAGATGATCCAGAGCCCCGCCTTCCAGAAGCCCATCACCTGGGAAGCCATCGAGCCCGAGTCGTATGACGGGATGGTGCTGCCCGGGGGACATGCGCCCGGCATGCGGCAGTACCTGGGCAGCGAGGCGCTCCAGGCAAAGGTAGCGGCGTTCTGGAAGCTCGGGAGGCCGGTGGGGGCCATCTGTCACGGGGTGCTGGTGCTCGCGCGGGCGAAGGACGCGTCCACCGGCAAGAGCCTGCTGGAGGGCCGGCGCACCACGTGCCTGCCCAAGTACATGGAGCGCGCGGCGTACTTCCTCACCGCGTGGAAGCTGGGGCGCTACTACCGCACGTACCCCGCCTACGTGGAGGAGGAGGTCCGCGAGGCCCTGGCGCCCTCGGGCCAGTTCGAGCGGGGGCCGCGCGAGTACTCCCGGCGCGGCACGGCCACGGACCATGGGCCGGCCTTCGTGGTGGAGGATGGCGACTACGTCTCCGCGCGCTGGCCCGGGGACGCCTACCTCTTCACCGAGCGCTTCCTGGCGAAGCTCGCGGCCCGTACGGCCCGGGGTTGA
- a CDS encoding spermidine synthase produces MLRYAATLFLSSFLLFGVQPLAGKYSLPWFGGTPAAWTTCMLFFQVMLLGGYAYSHASARWLSSRRQARVHLVLLGVTVAVLGVRAVVWGSPVAPGPEWRPTAEGISSARLLAMLASTLGLPFFTLSTSAPLLQSWFSRVRPGTSPYRLYALSNTGSLLALLTYPVLVEPWLARGVQAWVWAGGFLVFCVGGAACAWSVLRLEDVPARPREESASEPAPGVARTLAWLGLSACASVLLLATTNQLSHDVSAGPFVWVLPLALYLLTFIIAFEREALYSRPLTAIALLVAAAGVGYVTYQGSLASLSSLLFFRGLALLAGALLCHGELYRLRPGPRHLGAFYLWVSVGGVLGAVFVHLVAPRIFHFYLEYPLTLSVCCLLAAMLLLRRAPEETLSRAAPRYVPALLLLLMSFVVTRSFLDERQALQYWRGFFGVVQVSEARSRGDVDHAFMLHHGGILHGFQYTRPERRGSPTAYYTADSGLGLALAEQRRLREAAGKPSALRVGVLGLGVGTTAALGRAGDTLRFYEIDPQVIALARGLGGYFSYLGDSPARVEVVEGDARIMLEQELARGEAQGFDVLALDVFSSDSIPVHLLTEEAVAVYQRHLAPGGVLAMHISNLHLNLLPIAVAHAWVTGLHATLVSTETKGEARNSSWMLLSADAHFSRGDTFLRAGERVERLAYGGAPPTRWTDERSSVLPVLRVLGGSEEGIFEEPAGPPAPVAAPASP; encoded by the coding sequence ATGCTCCGTTACGCCGCGACCCTCTTCCTCAGCTCGTTCCTGCTGTTTGGCGTGCAACCGCTGGCGGGCAAGTACTCCCTGCCCTGGTTTGGCGGCACTCCAGCGGCGTGGACGACCTGCATGCTGTTCTTCCAGGTCATGCTGCTGGGCGGCTACGCCTATTCTCACGCGAGCGCCCGGTGGCTCTCGTCGCGGCGGCAGGCGCGGGTGCACCTCGTGCTGCTGGGGGTGACGGTGGCGGTGCTGGGCGTGCGGGCCGTGGTGTGGGGCTCGCCAGTGGCTCCCGGGCCCGAGTGGCGCCCCACGGCGGAGGGCATCTCCAGCGCGCGGCTGCTGGCCATGCTCGCCTCCACGCTCGGCCTGCCCTTCTTCACCCTGTCCACGTCCGCGCCCCTGTTGCAGAGCTGGTTCAGCCGCGTGCGTCCGGGGACCTCGCCCTACCGGCTCTATGCCCTGTCCAACACCGGCTCGCTGCTGGCCCTGCTCACCTATCCCGTGCTCGTCGAGCCCTGGCTGGCCCGAGGCGTCCAGGCCTGGGTCTGGGCCGGAGGCTTCCTGGTGTTCTGCGTGGGCGGCGCGGCGTGTGCCTGGAGCGTGCTGCGCCTCGAGGACGTGCCCGCGCGGCCGCGCGAGGAGAGCGCTTCCGAGCCCGCTCCGGGCGTGGCGCGCACCCTGGCGTGGCTGGGGTTGAGCGCGTGCGCCTCGGTGTTGTTGCTGGCCACGACGAACCAGTTGTCGCACGACGTGTCGGCGGGCCCCTTCGTCTGGGTGCTGCCGCTGGCGCTCTACCTGCTGACCTTCATCATCGCCTTCGAGCGCGAGGCGCTCTACTCACGCCCCCTCACCGCGATCGCGCTCCTGGTCGCCGCGGCGGGGGTGGGCTACGTCACCTATCAGGGCTCGCTCGCGTCGCTGTCCTCGCTGCTGTTCTTCCGCGGCCTGGCGCTGCTGGCCGGTGCCCTGCTGTGCCACGGCGAGCTCTACCGGCTGCGGCCCGGTCCGCGCCACCTGGGTGCCTTCTATCTCTGGGTCTCCGTGGGCGGAGTGCTCGGAGCGGTCTTCGTCCACCTGGTGGCGCCCCGCATCTTCCACTTCTATCTGGAGTACCCGCTCACCCTGAGCGTGTGCTGCCTGCTCGCGGCGATGCTGCTGCTGCGCCGCGCTCCCGAGGAGACGCTCTCACGGGCCGCTCCGCGCTACGTCCCGGCCCTGCTGCTGCTGCTCATGTCGTTCGTGGTCACCCGGTCGTTCCTCGACGAGCGTCAGGCGCTCCAGTACTGGCGGGGCTTCTTCGGGGTGGTGCAGGTGTCGGAGGCGAGGAGCCGTGGCGACGTGGACCACGCCTTCATGCTGCACCACGGCGGCATCCTCCATGGCTTCCAGTACACCCGGCCCGAGCGGCGCGGGAGCCCCACGGCGTATTACACCGCCGACAGCGGGCTGGGGCTGGCGCTCGCCGAGCAGCGGCGGTTGCGGGAAGCCGCGGGCAAGCCCAGCGCGCTGCGAGTGGGAGTGCTGGGATTGGGCGTGGGAACGACGGCCGCGCTGGGGCGGGCCGGGGACACGCTGCGCTTCTATGAAATCGACCCCCAGGTCATCGCCCTCGCGCGAGGCCTGGGCGGCTACTTCTCGTACCTGGGTGACTCACCGGCCCGGGTGGAGGTGGTGGAGGGGGACGCGCGCATCATGCTGGAGCAGGAGCTGGCGCGGGGAGAGGCGCAGGGCTTCGACGTGCTCGCGCTGGACGTGTTCAGCTCGGACTCCATCCCGGTCCACCTGCTCACCGAGGAGGCGGTGGCCGTCTACCAGCGGCACCTGGCGCCGGGAGGCGTGCTGGCGATGCACATCAGCAACCTGCACCTGAACCTGTTGCCCATCGCCGTGGCACACGCCTGGGTCACCGGCCTGCACGCCACCCTGGTGAGTACCGAGACGAAGGGGGAGGCGCGCAACAGCAGCTGGATGCTCCTGAGCGCGGACGCCCACTTCTCCCGGGGAGACACCTTCCTGCGCGCGGGCGAGCGGGTGGAACGGCTCGCCTATGGCGGAGCGCCACCCACGCGGTGGACGGACGAGCGGAGCAGTGTGCTGCCCGTGCTCCGGGTGCTCGGCGGGAGCGAGGAAGGCATCTTCGAGGAGCCCGCGGGGCCACCCGCTCCGGTGGCGGCCCCCGCGAGCCCCTGA
- a CDS encoding anthranilate synthase component I → MNAQERKAAYRQRAEKGEAVPVSVVLPADLDTPLSAYLKLGGARGFILESCHGGERFGRYSHVATAPSGRLRLDSRGGTLWRGEQSQRLEGKPLDVLRSVWREHAVAKLPGEPPFVGGLVGYLGYNCMSWFERHVPDRHPSDVSFPDSEWLVCDDFVTLDSRSQTLQATAIARPSRHGSVAQALQDAEARAEAIAQRLLRPISADAYAPSPPMRGELDVKVGWDRAGYEAAVERVKEYIRAGDCMQVVLARRFEARGAPPPLSLYRALRRINPSPYLFHIEMGEARALVGASPELLVQVRDGDVVVRPIAGTRRRGATEAEDQALEKELLADEKERAEHMMLVDLGRNDVGRVAAPGSVRVEDLMVIERYSHVMHIVSQVRGRLDAKYDALDALAWTFPAGTVSGAPKIRAMQIIDELEPMRRGPYAGAVGYLSFCGALDLAIALRTFYIDGDRTMWQAGAGLVADSVPSKEADETEAKARVLATALKQAREGGVR, encoded by the coding sequence ATGAACGCTCAGGAGCGCAAGGCGGCCTACCGCCAGCGCGCGGAGAAGGGCGAGGCGGTCCCCGTCTCCGTCGTGCTCCCCGCCGACCTCGACACGCCGCTCTCCGCCTACCTCAAGCTCGGTGGCGCACGCGGTTTCATCCTCGAGTCCTGCCACGGTGGCGAGCGCTTCGGCCGCTACAGCCACGTCGCCACCGCGCCCAGCGGCCGGTTGAGGCTCGACTCCCGCGGCGGCACCCTCTGGCGCGGCGAACAGTCGCAGCGTCTCGAGGGCAAGCCGCTCGACGTCCTGCGCTCCGTGTGGCGCGAGCACGCCGTGGCCAAGCTCCCCGGTGAGCCTCCCTTCGTCGGCGGCCTCGTGGGCTACCTCGGCTACAACTGCATGTCCTGGTTCGAGCGCCATGTGCCCGACCGCCACCCCTCGGACGTCTCCTTCCCCGACTCCGAGTGGCTCGTGTGCGATGACTTCGTCACCCTCGACTCGCGCTCCCAGACGCTCCAGGCCACCGCCATCGCCCGGCCCTCGCGCCATGGCAGCGTCGCCCAGGCCCTCCAGGACGCCGAGGCCCGCGCCGAGGCGATCGCCCAGCGCCTGCTGCGGCCCATCTCCGCGGATGCCTACGCCCCCTCTCCGCCCATGCGCGGCGAGTTGGACGTGAAGGTCGGCTGGGATCGCGCCGGCTACGAGGCCGCCGTCGAGCGCGTGAAGGAATACATCCGCGCCGGTGACTGCATGCAGGTGGTGCTCGCCCGCCGCTTCGAGGCCCGCGGCGCCCCGCCGCCCCTCTCCCTCTATCGCGCCCTGCGCCGCATCAACCCCTCGCCCTACCTCTTCCACATCGAGATGGGTGAGGCACGGGCCCTCGTGGGCGCCTCGCCGGAGCTGCTCGTGCAGGTGCGCGACGGGGACGTGGTGGTGCGCCCCATCGCCGGCACCCGCCGCCGCGGCGCCACCGAGGCCGAGGACCAGGCGCTCGAGAAGGAGCTGCTCGCCGACGAGAAGGAGCGCGCCGAGCACATGATGCTCGTGGACCTGGGCCGCAATGACGTGGGCCGCGTGGCCGCTCCGGGCTCCGTGCGCGTCGAGGATCTCATGGTCATCGAGCGCTACAGCCACGTCATGCACATCGTCTCGCAGGTGCGCGGCCGGCTCGACGCGAAGTACGACGCGCTCGACGCGCTCGCGTGGACGTTCCCCGCGGGCACCGTGTCCGGCGCGCCGAAGATCCGCGCCATGCAGATCATCGACGAGCTGGAGCCCATGCGCCGCGGCCCCTACGCGGGCGCCGTGGGCTACCTGTCCTTCTGCGGCGCGCTGGACCTGGCCATCGCCCTGCGCACCTTCTACATCGATGGCGATCGCACCATGTGGCAGGCCGGCGCGGGACTCGTGGCCGACTCGGTGCCCTCGAAGGAAGCGGATGAGACCGAGGCCAAGGCGCGTGTGCTCGCCACGGCCCTGAAGCAGGCCCGTGAGGGAGGTGTGCGGTGA
- a CDS encoding HTTM domain-containing protein yields the protein MRERLGAALFAPVDRASLVAWRVLFGLLMTLAVARFFAYGWIQEHYLAPRVLFPFAGLEWIRPWPGVGMYVHFVLMGLGALGIAFGVAYRLSALTFVLTFTYAHLIDRTYYLNHYYFISLVGLVMVLLPLDRQGPVPAWWLWLLRAQVGLVYVFGGVAKLKPDWLVHAQPLKIWLAASTDLPVLGRFFELPWAPHAFSIAGAVFDLGVVPALLWRRTRGPAFAAVVVFHVITRLLFPIGMFPWVMISGALLFFPPDWPRRLGAWLRRLPASLPPPAARPSFRASWTGPVLAAVFLGVQVLLPLRHLLYPGEVMWTEEGFRFSWNVMLMEKDGMAEFRVSEPATGQWWVVSPSRYLAPYQVKMMATQPDMLLTFAHYLARDFAERGHPDVEVRVNAFASLNGRPRQRLVDPTVDLTRVGPWDSVSAWVLPFQDVEPP from the coding sequence GTGCGAGAGCGGCTCGGTGCGGCGCTCTTCGCGCCCGTGGATCGCGCCTCGCTCGTGGCGTGGCGCGTCCTCTTCGGGCTGTTGATGACCCTCGCCGTCGCGCGCTTCTTCGCGTACGGGTGGATTCAGGAGCACTACCTCGCGCCCCGGGTGCTCTTCCCCTTCGCGGGGCTGGAGTGGATCCGCCCCTGGCCGGGCGTGGGCATGTACGTCCACTTCGTGCTGATGGGCCTGGGGGCACTGGGGATTGCCTTCGGCGTCGCGTACCGATTGAGCGCGCTCACGTTCGTGCTCACCTTCACGTACGCGCACCTGATCGACCGGACGTACTACCTCAACCACTACTACTTCATCTCGCTGGTGGGGCTGGTGATGGTGCTGCTGCCCCTGGATCGCCAGGGCCCCGTGCCCGCGTGGTGGCTGTGGCTGCTGCGGGCGCAGGTGGGCCTCGTGTATGTCTTTGGCGGGGTGGCCAAGCTCAAGCCGGACTGGCTCGTGCATGCCCAGCCGTTGAAGATCTGGCTCGCGGCGAGCACGGATCTGCCGGTGCTCGGGCGGTTCTTCGAGCTGCCCTGGGCCCCGCATGCCTTCAGCATCGCCGGCGCGGTGTTCGACCTGGGCGTGGTGCCCGCGCTGCTGTGGCGGCGCACGCGCGGGCCGGCCTTCGCGGCGGTGGTCGTCTTCCATGTCATCACCCGGCTGCTCTTCCCCATCGGCATGTTCCCGTGGGTGATGATCTCCGGTGCGCTGCTCTTCTTCCCTCCGGACTGGCCCCGGCGGCTCGGAGCCTGGCTGCGGCGGCTGCCCGCGTCGCTCCCGCCCCCGGCGGCACGCCCCTCCTTCCGCGCGTCGTGGACGGGCCCCGTGCTGGCCGCGGTGTTCCTCGGCGTGCAGGTGCTGCTGCCGCTGCGCCACCTGCTCTACCCGGGCGAGGTGATGTGGACGGAGGAGGGCTTCCGCTTCTCGTGGAACGTGATGCTGATGGAGAAGGACGGCATGGCGGAGTTCCGCGTCAGCGAGCCCGCCACGGGCCAGTGGTGGGTGGTGTCCCCGAGCAGGTACCTCGCGCCCTACCAGGTGAAGATGATGGCCACGCAGCCGGACATGCTGCTGACGTTCGCGCACTACCTGGCGCGCGACTTCGCCGAGCGGGGCCACCCGGACGTGGAGGTACGGGTCAACGCCTTCGCGAGCCTCAATGGCAGACCCCGGCAGCGGCTCGTGGACCCCACGGTGGACCTGACCCGGGTGGGCCCCTGGGACAGCGTGAGCGCGTGGGTGCTGCCCTTCCAGGACGTGGAGCCGCCCTGA
- a CDS encoding imelysin family protein: MTKQGWLALMAAGTLFTAGCGTNALEESRARPVVERYAALTYENYTDVVKQAEALRTAVEVFVANPTEARLAEARNAWLSARTSYGQSEAFRFYGGPIDDEDTGPEGQINAWPLDEAYIDGIINSQEPLTQELITSMNERDGETNISSGYHAIEFLLWGKDESDTGPGNRPATDFADEGTAPNAERRRQYLSLVTKQLVEDLESVRDAWAPGQDNYRKTFVAEAPKEAVLKILTGLGSLSGAELAGERMTVAYDNKDQEDEHSCFSDNTLADLYGNAVGIQNVYLGRYGGTDGAGLDELVAAVDPKLNDEMKQRLQASLDAIQAIPGPFDQAILGNDSSPGRQKVKAAIDALRAQTETLVEVATALGIQLNLE, encoded by the coding sequence ATGACGAAGCAGGGTTGGCTGGCATTGATGGCGGCGGGCACGCTGTTCACCGCGGGCTGTGGCACGAACGCGCTGGAGGAGTCGCGCGCGCGGCCGGTGGTGGAGCGCTACGCGGCGCTGACGTACGAGAACTACACGGATGTGGTGAAGCAGGCCGAGGCACTGCGCACGGCGGTGGAGGTCTTCGTGGCCAATCCGACCGAGGCGCGACTGGCGGAGGCGCGCAATGCGTGGCTCTCCGCCCGCACTTCCTATGGCCAGAGCGAGGCCTTCCGCTTCTACGGCGGCCCCATCGACGACGAGGACACCGGCCCCGAGGGGCAGATCAACGCCTGGCCGCTGGACGAGGCGTACATCGACGGCATCATCAATAGCCAGGAGCCGCTGACCCAGGAGCTGATCACCTCGATGAACGAGCGCGATGGAGAGACGAACATCTCCTCGGGCTACCACGCCATCGAGTTCCTGCTGTGGGGCAAGGACGAGAGCGACACGGGCCCGGGCAACCGGCCCGCTACGGACTTCGCCGACGAGGGCACGGCGCCCAACGCCGAGCGGCGCCGGCAGTACCTGAGCCTCGTGACGAAGCAGTTGGTGGAGGACCTGGAGTCGGTGCGGGACGCGTGGGCCCCCGGCCAGGACAACTACCGCAAGACGTTCGTGGCCGAGGCCCCCAAGGAGGCCGTGCTGAAGATTCTCACCGGCCTGGGCAGCCTGAGCGGCGCGGAGCTGGCGGGCGAGCGCATGACGGTGGCCTACGACAACAAGGACCAGGAGGACGAGCACTCCTGCTTCAGCGACAACACGCTCGCGGACCTGTACGGCAACGCGGTGGGCATCCAGAACGTGTACCTCGGGCGCTATGGCGGCACGGACGGCGCGGGTCTGGACGAGCTGGTGGCCGCGGTGGATCCGAAGCTGAACGACGAGATGAAGCAGCGGCTGCAAGCCAGCCTCGACGCCATCCAGGCAATCCCCGGCCCGTTCGATCAGGCTATCCTCGGCAATGACAGCAGCCCGGGGCGGCAGAAGGTGAAGGCCGCCATCGACGCGCTGCGGGCGCAGACGGAGACGCTCGTCGAGGTGGCCACCGCGCTCGGCATCCAACTCAACCTGGAGTAA
- a CDS encoding di-heme oxidoreductase family protein, whose protein sequence is MRRALIPLLCLLASGCGDDDAPTPEEALPGGATTVHDTTRNAFALAARNLQGERRDAFFVGNALFNRNWVTAPASTEGLDGLGPTFNASSCAACHFKDGRGKPPTEPGEKPLSLLFRLSIPGVDASGGPLADPVYGGQLQPLSILGVPAEGQVALSYSTHEGQYADGTPWSLEEPHYTLENLAFGAPHPELRVSPRVAPVMIGLGLLEAIPDAALEKLADPEDRDGDGISGRVNHVWDVQAQAVRVGRFGWKANQPSLSQQNTSAFRGDIGITSALFPDEDCPPVQTACQQAPKGGTPEVDEQKLEQVTFYSRMLAVPARRDADVPDVLRGRSLFREVGCASCHVPRHETDTLEDAPELSGQIIFPYTDLLLHDMGEALSDHRPDFEATGSEWRTPPLWGIGLVKTVNRHTRFLHDGRARSLEEAILWHGGEGEKARERFRNLSATERAQLLRFLESL, encoded by the coding sequence ATGCGGCGCGCGCTCATCCCCCTTCTGTGTCTGCTCGCCAGCGGCTGTGGTGACGACGACGCCCCCACGCCGGAGGAGGCATTGCCGGGCGGAGCGACGACGGTCCACGACACCACGCGCAACGCCTTCGCCCTGGCGGCCCGAAACCTCCAGGGCGAGCGGCGTGACGCCTTCTTCGTGGGCAACGCCCTGTTCAACCGCAACTGGGTGACGGCGCCCGCCTCCACCGAGGGCCTGGACGGGTTGGGGCCGACGTTCAACGCCTCCTCGTGCGCCGCATGTCATTTCAAGGATGGCCGGGGCAAGCCCCCGACCGAGCCGGGAGAGAAGCCCCTGTCGCTGCTCTTCCGGCTGAGCATCCCCGGCGTGGACGCGTCCGGGGGACCCCTGGCGGACCCCGTCTATGGCGGGCAGCTCCAGCCGCTCTCCATCCTCGGCGTCCCCGCCGAGGGGCAGGTGGCGCTCTCGTACAGCACCCACGAGGGCCAGTACGCGGACGGCACGCCCTGGTCTTTGGAAGAGCCCCACTACACCCTGGAGAACCTGGCCTTCGGCGCGCCCCACCCCGAGCTGAGGGTGAGCCCGCGCGTGGCGCCGGTGATGATCGGCCTGGGCCTGCTCGAGGCCATTCCGGACGCGGCGCTGGAGAAGCTCGCGGATCCCGAGGACCGGGATGGAGATGGCATCTCGGGCCGCGTCAACCATGTCTGGGATGTGCAGGCCCAGGCGGTGCGCGTGGGGCGCTTCGGCTGGAAGGCCAACCAGCCCAGCTTGAGCCAGCAGAACACGAGCGCCTTCCGGGGCGACATCGGCATCACCTCGGCGCTGTTCCCCGACGAGGATTGCCCCCCGGTCCAGACGGCCTGCCAGCAGGCGCCCAAAGGGGGCACGCCCGAGGTGGACGAGCAGAAGCTGGAGCAGGTGACGTTCTACTCGCGGATGCTGGCGGTGCCCGCGCGCCGGGACGCGGACGTGCCCGACGTGCTGCGCGGCCGGAGCCTCTTTCGCGAGGTGGGCTGCGCGAGCTGCCACGTGCCGCGCCACGAGACGGACACCCTGGAGGACGCTCCCGAGCTGTCCGGGCAGATCATCTTCCCGTACACGGATCTGCTGCTGCACGACATGGGCGAGGCGCTCTCCGACCACCGTCCCGACTTCGAGGCCACGGGCAGCGAGTGGCGCACGCCGCCGCTGTGGGGCATCGGGCTCGTGAAGACGGTCAACCGCCACACGCGCTTCCTGCACGATGGCCGTGCCCGCTCGCTGGAGGAGGCCATCCTCTGGCACGGAGGCGAGGGCGAGAAGGCCCGGGAACGCTTCCGCAACCTCTCCGCCACCGAGCGCGCCCAACTGCTGCGCTTCCTGGAGTCCCTGTGA